One segment of Clavelina lepadiformis chromosome 2, kaClaLepa1.1, whole genome shotgun sequence DNA contains the following:
- the LOC143445426 gene encoding neural cell adhesion molecule 1-like: MLKQEVLIIILVSFYGLGLQGAFTSVSLKPLPRSVTAVLGAKPSISAKLVFAVHDPRGEISGSLCHCAPDECKQTWKYAGQAITIPQPRLKTLCEEKYGSRNLTLTINPVKLSDQGQYTCGLFIPISIFLEDARITLNVNQLPNISIKRIKKQAKEATLTKVATCYANLSKPPPEMWFEDSNGKKINSENEVETKDCGNGLTNSTLYLTKRFTRSDNDLNYFCKVKHVNHTVYTRDLGSVEVLYPPTVTLEDESLSSAEVNIIKAGERFSAKCLATGNPPPDVVWTFTPDPMPNDPKSKKPASTNDGSLPSNFILEDKVKITANALASTNNGTFKCQASNQIGSPASVSFKLGVFVKSTATTPAPTTPNYPPTVTLEDESLSSAEVNIIEAGEQFSAKCLATGNPPPDVVWTFTPDPMPNDPKSKKPAPPNDGSLPKNFIILQDQVTIATDALDTTNNGSFECRAYNKVGSPATVSFKLGVFEIPSTLPSAAPGAAKITMTEKATGLSTLTVAAVIAFIIIFIVLFVRMKGKRICEIKWSKKVEQGQNHFDESVTSDGSWPLDDASEITVLTQHTELDTVETIF, encoded by the exons ATGCTAAAACAAGAAGTTCTGATTATTATTTTAGTCTCTTTTTATGGTCTTGGTTTGCAAG GTGCTTTTACCTCAGTGAGTCTAAAACCTCTTCCCCGTTCTGTGACTGCTGTTCTTGGAGCAAAACCTTCAATCTCAGCAAAGCTGGTATTTGCTGTTCATGATCCAAGAGGAGAGATTTCTGGATCCCTCTGTCACTGTGCTCCAGACGAATGCAAACAGACATGGAAATATGCTGGACAGGCCATTACAATTCCTCAGCCTAGACTTAAAACACT GTGTGAAGAAAAATATGGATCAAGAAATTTAACATTAACAATTAATCCCGTAAAATTAAGCGATCAAGGGCAGTATACTTGCGGTCTGTTCATACCTATAAGCATTTTTCTTGAAGATGCCAGAATCACCTTGAATGTTAACC AGCTGCCAAATATCAGCATCAAACGCatcaaaaaacaagcaaagGAAGCCACACTGACAAAAGTAGCAACATGTTACGCTAACTTGTCAAAACCACCTCCTGAAATGTG GTTTGAAGATTCCAATGGTAAGAAAATTAATAGTGAAAACGAAGTTGAAACAAAAGATTGTGGAAATGGCCTCACGAATTCGACCCTATATCTCACAAAACGGTTTACTCGATCGGATAACGATTTGAATTACTTCTGCAAAGTGAAACACGTCAACCACACTGTTTATACCCGTGACCTTGGAAGTGTTGAAGTGCTAT ATCCTCCAACTGTTACACTGGAAGATGAATCTTTGTCATCTGCGGAGGTCAACATCATCAAAGCCGGTGAACGATTCTCTGCAAAGTGTCTTGCAACTGGAAATCCCCCACCCGATGTTGTGTGGACGTTTACCCCAGACCCAATGCCCAATGACCCCAAATCAAAAAAACCGGCCTCAACTAATGACGGTTCCCTTCCCAGCAACTTTATATTAGAAG acaAAGTTAAGATCACGGCCAACGCACTTGCAAGCACAAACAACGGAACATTTAAATGTCAAGCCTCCAATCAAATTGGATCACCTGCATCCGTGTCTTTCAAGCTTGGAGTCTTCGTTAAGT CAACAGCGACAACTCCAGCTCCCACCACACCTAACT ATCCTCCAACTGTTACACTGGAAGATGAATCTTTGTCATCTGCGGAGGTCAACATCATCGAAGCCGGTGAACAATTCTCTGCAAAGTGTCTTGCAACTGGAAATCCCCCACCCGATGTTGTGTGGACGTTTACCCCAGACCCAATGCCCAATGACCCCAAATCAAAAAAACCAGCCCCACCTAACGACGGTTCCCTTCCTAAGAATTTCATCATTTTGCAAG ACCAGGTTACAATTGCGACCGATGCACTTGATACTACCAACAATGGAAGCTTCGAGTGTCGGGCTTATAATAAAGTAGGATCACCTGCAACTGTGTCATTCAAGCTTGGGGTCTTTG AAATTCCGTCAACTTTACCTTCAGCTGCTCCCGGAg CTGCCAAAATAACTATGACTGAAAAAGCTACAGGACTTTCGACCTTAACCGTTGCTGCCGTCATCGCATTCATCATAATCTTCATCGTCCTCTTTGTACGGATGAAGGGAAAGAGAATCTGTGAGATTAAATGGTCGAAAAAAGTTGAG CAAGGTCAAAATCACTTTGATGAAAGCGTAACTAGCGATGGAAGTTGGCCGCTTGACGACGCCAGCGAGATAACGGTCTTGACACAACACACCGAGCTTGACACTGTTGAGACTATTTTCTAA
- the LOC143447218 gene encoding uncharacterized protein LOC143447218: MSSSRRSCRNDPDKFCYICGEYIFKDQRKAITDFVRKVYLSYFKVKLGDQDKPWAPHIVCKACVESLRKWTKDLKGFNRRKKNTWNYPNLESARRPVPQLEEVPVPKFSDLPDTSLENDEFHEKVESSASDSSGSVFESRPLILEPFKQEELSDLIRDLNLSKEAAEILASRLKDKNCLGSGASITFYRTREKELLPYFSQQDELVYCKDIEGLLLKMGVPQ, encoded by the exons ATGAGTTCATCACGAAGAAGCTGTCGCAATGATCCTGACAAGTTTTGTTATATCTGTGGGGAATATATCTTCAAAGACCAAAGGAAAGCTATCACCGATTTTGTGAGGAAGGTGTATCTTTCGTATTTTAAAGTGAAGCTTGGTGACCAAGACAAGCCATGGGCACCTCATATTGTCTGCAAAGCATGTGTAGAAAGCTTGAGAAAGTGGACTAAAG ACCTAAAGGGGTTTAATCGTCGTAAGAAGAATACTTGGAATTACCCAAATTTAGAATCTGCTCGGCGACCTGTGCCTCAATTGGAGGAAGTACCTGTGCCTAAATTTAGTGATTTACCTGACACATCCTTGGAAAATGATGAGTTTCATGAAAAGGTAGAAAGCTCTGCAAGTGACAGCAGTGGAAGTGTGTTCGAAAGCCGTCCATTAATTCTAGAGCCATTCAAGCAGGAGGAGCTGAGCGATCTTATCAGGGATCTCAACTTATCCAAAGAAGCAGCAGAAATTTTGGCATCCCGactcaaagacaaaaactgCCTTGGATCCGGAGCTTCAATAACATTCTACCGTACAAGAGAGAAAGAATTACTTCCGTATTTTAGCCAACAAGATGAACTTGTTTACTGCAAAGACATCGAAGGGCTTCTGCTGAAAATGGGAGTGCCACAATAA